In Myxococcus stipitatus, the genomic window CAGGCGGATGACAGGCGCAGCCGCGCCAGCACCCGTGCGGCCAGCGCCGCGACGAGCGCGTCCTCGGCGAGCGCCGCCGCCACGTTGGGGATGCGCAGCCGCTTCGTGGCCAGCCGTCGCAAGGAATAGAACGCCCAGCTCGACGCCGCCGCCGCGCTGGCCCCCACGAGCGCGGCGAGCGCGACGCGGTGGCGCGGCCGTTCCCCCACCGACGAGGCCGCCGCCACCGTGCCCATGAGGATCCGCCCCGACAGCGGGACGAGCTTCACCCTCGCGGGCGTCATGGGCAGCTTGTCCGCCACCAATTCGCCTATCGCGAGCACCTTCAACGCCCTCGGCACCCAGGGCCGCGCGAGCGCCATGGACAGCGGGTCCGCCGACAGCTGTGGCGACTCGGACAGGCGCTGGCTCACCAGCGCCGGCGCGGTCAGGCTCCGCATCCCCGCGAGCACGCCCAGACCCAGCGGCGTCAACCAGTGTTCTCGTTCCACGGTCTCCTCCTCTTCCTGAATCAAGGTCGTCAGTCGCCCAGGCGCGCGCCGCGAGAAGAAGCGCACGCGGCCCGGCTCCAGCCGGTCCGTGGAGTGGTCCACCTTCCCCCGGTGCACCGAACTGCCCACCAGCTCCGGGTGGTTCCACGTCAGCTCTCGCAGCCGCA contains:
- a CDS encoding DUF1990 family protein, with the protein product MIRWRIGKGWPEESLALLLREARHLPRNFTAASGEMTLERGWNQVHSEASLGHEPPGPPCEDGLFARARRVLETFDFSDPRIVRWHFLVDTPLHGRTVLLELKSLRQRLRYLVGVRVGDVREERGEDFSVFGFSFETLEGHIEEGREWFLLQKRHATGEVRFRIEAAWRPGRFPNAWSRWGFAVVGRSYQRAWHEQTQVRLRELTWNHPELVGSSVHRGKVDHSTDRLEPGRVRFFSRRAPGRLTTLIQEEEETVEREHWLTPLGLGVLAGMRSLTAPALVSQRLSESPQLSADPLSMALARPWVPRALKVLAIGELVADKLPMTPARVKLVPLSGRILMGTVAAASSVGERPRHRVALAALVGASAAAASSWAFYSLRRLATKRLRIPNVAAALAEDALVAALAARVLARLRLSSA